One window of the Pseudomonas knackmussii B13 genome contains the following:
- a CDS encoding MarR family winged helix-turn-helix transcriptional regulator yields the protein MKTDDPLELIHAVMHLYRSRQYRELRDGPHELTHMEFKVLGFFARHPGATQRDLVQHSGRDKAQIARLIQGLRQRELLDASADEQDKRSLCLSLSEAGETVYGVVARQGRRLSEVAVQGFSAEEKQALAALLERVRENLEDEG from the coding sequence GTGAAAACCGACGATCCGCTCGAACTCATCCACGCCGTCATGCACCTGTACCGCTCGCGGCAGTACCGCGAATTGCGCGACGGTCCCCACGAGCTCACGCACATGGAGTTCAAGGTGCTGGGCTTTTTCGCCCGCCATCCGGGCGCGACCCAGCGTGACCTGGTGCAGCACAGCGGGCGCGACAAGGCGCAGATCGCCCGGCTGATCCAGGGCCTGCGCCAGCGCGAGTTGCTCGACGCCAGCGCCGACGAGCAGGACAAGCGCAGCCTCTGCCTGAGTCTGAGCGAGGCGGGGGAGACGGTATACGGCGTGGTCGCGCGCCAGGGCCGGCGCCTGTCCGAGGTGGCGGTGCAGGGCTTCAGCGCCGAAGAGAAGCAGGCACTCGCGGCGTTGCTGGAGCGGGTGCGCGAGAACCTCGAAGACGAAGGCTGA
- a CDS encoding siderophore-interacting protein produces MTQATVQRRVQRIRHELRMREVEVVRRERISPHFISLTFAGEALADFVSAGFDDHIKFMFDDADGNTVRRDYTPRRFDRQARELTVEFALHGDGKVCQWAENAQVGDAAVIGGPRGSMIVPTDFAWRLLIADATGLPAVHRCLEELPAGTRAIVLLQVEAADRRAFDSAADVQLQWFDSSEQLLAAVEALQLPEGEGFCWGAGESASMVRVRNLLTQEKGQLKETMRIAAYWRQGESDHHEELSQ; encoded by the coding sequence ATGACCCAAGCCACCGTACAACGCCGCGTCCAGCGCATCCGCCACGAACTGCGCATGCGCGAAGTCGAAGTCGTCCGCCGCGAGCGCATCAGCCCGCACTTCATCAGCCTCACCTTTGCCGGCGAAGCCCTGGCGGACTTCGTCTCCGCCGGTTTCGACGACCACATCAAGTTCATGTTCGACGACGCCGACGGCAACACCGTGCGCCGCGACTACACCCCGCGCCGCTTCGACCGACAGGCCCGCGAGCTGACCGTGGAATTTGCCCTGCACGGCGACGGCAAGGTCTGCCAATGGGCCGAGAATGCGCAGGTCGGCGATGCGGCAGTGATCGGCGGGCCGCGCGGCTCGATGATCGTCCCCACCGATTTCGCCTGGCGCCTGCTGATCGCCGACGCCACCGGCCTGCCCGCCGTGCATCGCTGCCTGGAGGAACTGCCGGCCGGCACCCGCGCCATTGTCCTGCTGCAGGTCGAGGCCGCCGATCGTCGCGCGTTCGACAGCGCCGCCGATGTTCAACTGCAATGGTTCGATAGCAGCGAACAACTGCTGGCCGCCGTCGAGGCATTGCAACTGCCCGAAGGCGAAGGCTTCTGCTGGGGCGCCGGCGAGTCCGCCAGCATGGTCCGCGTGCGCAACCTGCTGACCCAGGAGAAGGGCCAGCTGAAGGAAACCATGCGCATCGCCGCCTACTGGCGCCAGGGCGAATCCGATCACCACGAGGAACTCAGCCAGTGA